The following are encoded together in the Malaya genurostris strain Urasoe2022 chromosome 3, Malgen_1.1, whole genome shotgun sequence genome:
- the LOC131438162 gene encoding uncharacterized protein LOC131438162 isoform X1: MSKKIYMKNLKNVENNDKKAIVKIIKQERQSMRQILEERNMYRSRMRIQEMRDLCLAVEESERDYEINKRFSDDNWPDPIQVALSVYHDNSSNYTLYERVEDYLSSSETNVGSAPSLITPPIQKIPLSQSQIELDVSNLISYSQIPNNSEQFYSPSSPQLCCRVLHTVKVEIHNEPREGLGYISETDCAAPPKKPRLLSNLKMSLEYDSIEELV; this comes from the exons ATGTCAAAaaagatttacatgaaaaatttaaaaaacgtggaaaataatgacaaaaaagcAATAGTAAAGATTATAAAGCAAGAAAGACAATCAATGCGTCAAattttggaag AAAGAAACATGTATCGTTCACGAATGCGAATTCAAGAGATGCGTGATCTATGTTTAGCTGTAGAGGAATCTGAACGAGATTATGAAATAAATAAGCGGTTTTCGGACGATAACTGGCCG GATCCAATTCAAGTCGCGCTCAGTGTTTATCACgataattcatctaactacacaCTTTATGAAAGGGTAGAAGATTACCTTTCAAGTTCTGAAACTAACGTTGGCTCTGCTCCATCCCTAATTACTCCTCCAATCCAGAAAATACCATTATCCCAATCACAGATAGAGCTGGATGTTTCTAATCTTATAAGCTACtctcaaatcccaaataacagtGAGCAATTTTACTCTCCTAGTTCTCC ACAACTGTGCTGCAGAGTGCTACACACCGTGAAAGTCGAGATTCACAATGAACCTAGGGAGGGATTGGGGTACATCAGTGAGACTGATTGTGCAGCGCCACCTAAAAAACCACGTTTACTTagtaatctgaaaatgtcattaGAGTATGACTCCATTGAAGAGTTGGTCTAA
- the LOC131438162 gene encoding uncharacterized protein LOC131438162 isoform X2, with the protein MYRSRMRIQEMRDLCLAVEESERDYEINKRFSDDNWPDPIQVALSVYHDNSSNYTLYERVEDYLSSSETNVGSAPSLITPPIQKIPLSQSQIELDVSNLISYSQIPNNSEQFYSPSSPQLCCRVLHTVKVEIHNEPREGLGYISETDCAAPPKKPRLLSNLKMSLEYDSIEELV; encoded by the exons ATGTATCGTTCACGAATGCGAATTCAAGAGATGCGTGATCTATGTTTAGCTGTAGAGGAATCTGAACGAGATTATGAAATAAATAAGCGGTTTTCGGACGATAACTGGCCG GATCCAATTCAAGTCGCGCTCAGTGTTTATCACgataattcatctaactacacaCTTTATGAAAGGGTAGAAGATTACCTTTCAAGTTCTGAAACTAACGTTGGCTCTGCTCCATCCCTAATTACTCCTCCAATCCAGAAAATACCATTATCCCAATCACAGATAGAGCTGGATGTTTCTAATCTTATAAGCTACtctcaaatcccaaataacagtGAGCAATTTTACTCTCCTAGTTCTCC ACAACTGTGCTGCAGAGTGCTACACACCGTGAAAGTCGAGATTCACAATGAACCTAGGGAGGGATTGGGGTACATCAGTGAGACTGATTGTGCAGCGCCACCTAAAAAACCACGTTTACTTagtaatctgaaaatgtcattaGAGTATGACTCCATTGAAGAGTTGGTCTAA
- the LOC131436271 gene encoding mucin-5AC, whose translation MGKDIDPADIGKHPELIRKAQAEMTQSDVLVCGRCHSVFHFIELFKEHKEQECRKESTLKDCRETKAKVWAFLLWKAAQLNVEVAANVNSWKLYQTWVKLEESVRETWIVAGRTIQSFARMGQGNLQEMPVKITKTIIESGPEEKKSSVTPSSTASNRFVAARKPEVRTPTSPITAATNKIETDVKKSPMSAQIKKPELNTINKGVGKRSVAKRTTPGSGEVVEEEVEKILAKRFNPRRKEHEYLVKWSKFAHDQNTWEPLLHLQTCQSVLEYFEVQLAKQKEQRAAAAARTLQQQQAEKANATTTTSSTSSPAQTAVTVTKPPTAVTVTPHTSAAPVVVPLAQSSPLANRPLRNSKLNAIDKVKQWVGSTMAAGSGSSDNDEAAAKRKVSDSDFDIEDDGGLKKFKTENVGVGHMAMKPGMKIIPVGAKSPVKVVNGVSSSKKDDANAAEVIVKTSKDGTASGVVKKPGFTGAKNVAGEAKVQIVNRGEVSKQGVFKVNATTPSPQSSPAAVTRTTPPLTTTTTTTRIVRKNIGGTQQLVKQVVRTTVPIQQASTATQQQRQPLQKVVNNTSSAVAPIPKVTTNVIQRSSLSPKLSPTANKSPINRNVKTTPVTKTSTTSEQKINALRKQGLNIVKRVVSPATSVEQKPENEEEEDEEMTDPFSSLPVSIPQSPPRALTLCPVTGKVLGQAEGEPTPVPSPEIEEDKSKTRKLSPHMGQDQQELGQEQDTQVQQILTNEDGSPIIVAGEDGTLYQVAGKNAEGQTILIAQGADGEQQCVLVAAQEGEGESDAGVLTLDAAVSEAVTHIGVPPEGQQITEEQAAQYKIQEGVDPNQHLTIQTEDSQDGQITAEVVQADQPSPGGTRRVVLLLPDGSFMMTEVNEEQYQSLNLVN comes from the exons ATGGGCAAAGATATCGATCCGGCAGATATCGGCAAGCATCCGGAGCTGATTCGTAAGGCTCAAGCTGAAATGACGCAAAGTGATGTACTGGTGTGCGGACGCTGTCACAGCGTGTTTCATTTTATTGAATTGTTCAAGGAACACAAGGAACAAGAATGTCGCAAAGAGTCTACTCTAAAAGACTGCCGCGAAACTAAAGCTAAGGTATGGGCCTTTCTTCTGTGGAAAGCTGCTCAGCTAAATGTTGAGGTAGCAGCGAATGTTAATTCTtggaaattgtatcaaacatggGTTAAGCTGGAGGAGTCGGTACGCGAGACTTGGATTGTTGCTGGTAGAACAATTCAGTCGTTTGCAAGA atggGACAAGGTAATCTCCAGGAAATGCCTGTTAAAATTACAAAAACTATCATTGAAAGTGGACCTGAAGAAAAGA aatcTTCAGTTACTCCATCCAGTACGGCTAGCAATCGTTTCGTTGCAGCTCGTAAGCCGGAAGTTAGGACGCCGACATCTCCGATAACCGCGGCAACTAATAAGATTGAAACCGATGTGAAAAAATCTCCAATGTCTGCTCAAATAAAGAAACCGGAACTGAATACCATCAACAAAGGTGTTGG GAAACGTTCCGTTGCCAAGCGCACTACTCCTGGTAGCGGTGAAGTCGTCGAGGAGGAAGTGGAAAAGATCTTGGCCAAACGATTCAATCCTCGCCGAAAAGAACATGAATATCTTGTAAAATGGTCTAAATTTGCCCATGATCAGAATACTTGGGAACCGTTGCTCCATCTGCAAACTTGCCAAAGTGTTCTTGAGTACTTTGAAGTTCAACTAGCGAAACAGAAAGAACAACGTGCGGCGGCTGCTGCGAGAACTCTTCAACAACAACAGGCAGAAAAGGCCaacgcaacaacaacaacatcgtCGACTTCATCTCCGGCTCAAACAGCGGTAACTGTGACTAAACCACCAACGGCGGTTACAGTCACACCGCACACATCGGCGGCACCCGTAGTAGTTCCACTGGCACAAAGTTCACCGCTTGCGAATCGACCTCTGCGTAATTCGAAGCTCAATGCAATAGATAAAGTCAAGCAATGGGTTGGTAGCACAATGGCTGCTGGTAGTGGGAGCTCTGATAACGATGAAGCAGCCGCTAAGAGAAAAGTCAGCGACAGTGATTTTGACATCGAGGACGACGGTggattgaaaaaattcaaaacagaaAATGTAGGGGTTGGACATATGGCTATGAAACCTGGAATGAAGATCATTCCTGTTGGAGCGAAATCCCCCGTTAAGGTAGTAAATGGTGTAAGTTCGTCGAAAAAGGATGATGCAAATGCTGCCGAGGTCATTGTTAAAACCTCAAAAGACGGCACTGCTAGTGGTGTTGTGAAAAAACCAGGTTTCACTGGCGCTAAGAATGTTGCTGGCGAAGCCAAAGTTCAAATTGTTAATCGTGGCGAAGTTTCCAAACAAGGTGTTTTCAAGGTGAATGCAACTACTCCGTCGCCGCAATCATCACCAGCAGCAGTGACCAGGACTACGCCACCACTTACAACTACTACTACAACTACACGAATCGTACGTAAAAACATTGGCGGAACACAACAGTTGGTTAAGCAGGTTGTTCGAACCACGGTTCCAATTCAACAAGCATCCACCGCCACTCAACAGCAGCGACAGCCTTTGCAAAAGGTTGTCAACAACACCAGTTCTGCCGTAGCTCCTATTCCGAAAGTCACTACTAATGTGATTCAGAGAAGCTCCCTTTCACCAAAACTCTCTCCAACGGCTAACAAAAGTCCTATCAACCGTAACGTGAAAACTACACCGGTTACAAAAACTAGTACCACTTCAGAGCAAAAAATCAATGCTCTCCGTAAGCAAGGCCTAAACATCGTTAAGCGTGTCGTTTCCCCAGCTACTTCCGTCGAACAGAAACcggaaaacgaggaggaggaggatGAAGAAATGACAGATCCATTTTCATCTCTACCAGTTTCCATACCACAATCACCACCGCGGGCTTTAACACTGTGTCCTGTCACTGGAAAAGTATTGGGTCAAGCTGAAGGAGAACCAACGCCAGTGCCGAGTCCGGAGATTGAGGAAGATAAGTCTAAAACTAGAAAGCTTTCACCACACATGGGCCAAGATCAACAAGAGCTTGGACAAGAACAAGACACACAGGTACAGCAGATTTTAACTAACGAAGACGGTTCGCCTATTATCGTTGCTGGAGAAGACGGAACACTTTATCAGGTTGCCGGCAAGAATGCGGAAGGTCAAACCATTCTGATCGCCCAGGGTGCGGATGGTGAGCAGCAGTGTGTGCTGGTTGCAGCACAGGAAGGTGAGGGCGAAAGTGACGCCGGTGTTCTCACATTGGATGCAGCCGTTTCCGAAGCTGTGACGCATATCGGAGTGCCTCCGGAG GGTCAACAGATTACAGAAGAACAGGCTGCTCAGTATAAAATTCAGGAAGGTGTCGATCCCAACCAACATCTGACGATTCAAACTGAAGACTCTCAAGATGGTCAAATCACCGCTGAGGTAGTTCAAGCTGACCAACCGTCACCTG gTGGCACTCGGCGTGTGGTTCTACTTTTACCGGACGGAAGCTTCATGATGACTGAAGTGAACGAAGAACAATATCAATCTCTGAATTTGGTTAATTAA
- the LOC131438161 gene encoding general transcription factor IIH subunit 2 yields the protein MADEEESKEYRWETGYEKTWEAIQEDDDGLVEGSIAEIIQKAKRKRQAMKKGYSKLGMMRHLYIILDCSEAMTIPDLKPTRFICSLKLLEIFIEEFFDQNPISQLGVITLKAKRAEKISELAGSCRKHIKAVNNLSKISLIGEPSLQNGLELALKTLKMVPSHASREVLVVMGSLTTCDPTDIHITIDALKSEGIRCSVVSLSAEIRVCKYLCTETGGIYAAVLDDSHFKDQLLQHVDPPQAGNQQECSMIKMGFPHGKMEESKDPLLTMCMCHIDSTDEPAKLTSGGYHCPQCYSKYCELPVECASCGLTLASAPHLARSYHHLFPVPAFNELLYGQQTSSMCYGCQKLFNETADKTVYQCRSCAQMFCIDCDIFIHETMHSCVGCTTIPASVQALHARKPVAPPHSLSII from the exons ATGGCAGATGAAGAGGAATCCAAAGAGTACCGCTGGGAAACTGGTTACGAGAAAACATG GGAGGCAATTCAAGAAGACGACGATGGCCTGGTGGAGGGATCTATCGCCGAGATTATTCAAAAGGCCAAACGGAAGCGACAAGCAATGAAAAAAGGATACAGCAAATTGGGAATGATGCGGCATTTGTATATCATATTGGATTGTTCGGAAGCGATGACCATTCCGGATCTCAAACCGACAAGATTTATATGCTCACTTAAACTCCTGGAAATTTTCATTGaagaatttttcgatcaaaacccAATTTCGCAGCTTGGTGTAATAACATTGAAAGCTAAACGAGCAGAGAAAATTTCGGAACTAGCGGGAAGTTGTCGAAAGCACATAAAAGCTGTTAATAATTTGAGCAAAATAAGTTTAATCGGTGAGCCATCGCTGCAAAATGGTTTGGAATTGGCATTGAAAACGTTAAAAATGGTTCCGTCACACGCTAGTCGAGAGGTGCTAGTTGTAATGGGTAGTCTGACAACTTGtgatccaacagacattcatattACCATTGATGCTTTGAAATCTGAAGGAATCCGTTGCTCAGTTGTTAGTCTTTCTGCAGAAATACGTGTGTGTAAATATCTGTGCACCGAAACTGGAGGAATATATGCTGCCGTTTTGGACGATTCACATTTCAAGGATCAACTTCTGCAACACGTCGACCCGCCGCAAGCTGGAAATCAACAAGAATGCTCAATGATCAAGATGGGATTCCCGCACGGAAAAATGGAAGAAAGCAAGGACCCACTATTAACTATGTGTATGTGTCACATTGATAGTACAGATGAGCCAGCAAAATTGACCTCCGGTGGTTATCATTGTCCACAGTGTTACAGCAAATATTGCGAACTTCCAGTTGAATGTGCCTCTTGTGGGTTGACTCTTGCTTCAGCACCGCACCTAGCACGATCCTACCATCATCTATTTCCAGTGCCAGCTTTTAATGAATTGTTATACGGCCAACAAACATCCAGCATGTGTTATGGCTGTCAAAAACTGTTCAATGAAACTGCAGATAAAACTGTTTATCAATGTCGATCATGtgcacagatgttttgcatcgATTGCGACATATTTATTCATGAAACTATGCATTCTTGTGTAGGATGTACGACTATACCGGCTTCTGTGCAAGCTCTGCATGCGCGGAAACCAGTAGCACCGCCACATAGTTTGTCAATAATATAA